The DNA region GAGTTATTCCCGCATTAATGAAGTACTAGAATTACCAGATTTAATCGAAGTACAGAAATCTTCCTATGAATGGTTTCTAAAAGAGGGGTTGAGGGAAGTTTTTGAAGATATATCCCCTATTCAGGACTATACGGGAAACCTCATATTAGAATTCGTTGATTATCACATCAGCGATGAACCAAAATATAGTGAAGATGAGGCTAGAGAAAGGGATGCAAATTATTCAGCTCCATTAAAGGTAAAGGTACGCCTGATAAACAAAGAAACAGGAGAGGTAAAGGAACAAGAAGTATTCATGGGAGATTTTCCATTAATGACAGAAAAGGGAACTTTTATTATCAATGGAGCAGAAAGAGTGGTAGTAAGCCAGTTGGTAAGATCTCCTGGAGTATATTATTCAGAAGAGATTGACAAGGTAGGAAAAAGGCTTTATTCTGCATCTGTAATTCCTAATAGGGGAGCTTGGCTTGAATACGAGTCGGATTCAAACGATATCGTTTACGTTAGAATAGATAGAACTAGAAAACTTGCTATTACTACTCTTTTAAGAGCATTAGGATTTAATACCAATGCTGAAATAATAGACCTGTTAGGAGAAACGGAGCAGGTTTTAAAAACTTTAGAGAAGGATAATACTAGTACGGAGGAAGAAGCCCTCATTGAAATATATAAAAGGTTAAGACCTGGAGAACCTCCAACCGTTGAAAATGCCAGATCCTTATTGGAAAATTTGTTTTTTGACCCTAAAAGATATGACTTAGCCAAGGTTGGAAGGTATAAGTTCAATAAGAAGCTAGCTCTATACAATAGGATTACAGGTAGAAGAGCAGCGGAAGATATTAAGGATTTAGAAACTGGAGAATTATTTGTAGCTAAAGGAGAAAAAATTACAAGGGAAAAGGCTATAGAAATTGAAAATAGTGGAATAAATCGAGTAGATATAGAATTGGATGATGGAAGAATTATCCGTGTAGTTGGTAATAATTTTGTTTCTGGGAAAGCTTTTAATCTTCCATTTTCTTTAGAGGAGTTAGGATTGAAGGAAAAGGTCTATTATCCTATCATGAAAGAACTTATAGATACTTATGAAGATCCAGAAGAGCTAAAAGAAGCAATTGCAGAGAGGGTTCGTGAAATTTCCCCTAAACATATTATTAAGGATGATATAATAGCTAGCATTAACTATGAATTCAATCTATTTTATGGGATAGGTTCGACTGATGATATAGACCATTTAGGAAATAGAAGACTAAGGTCTGTTGGTGAGCTTCTTCAAAATCAATTTAGGATAGGACTTTCTAGGATGGAAAGGGTAGTAAGGGAAAGGATGACCATCCAGGATATAGATGTGGCAACCCCTCAAGCGTTAATAAATATAAGACCGGTAGTAGCAGCCATTAAGGAGTTTTTCGGCAGCAGCCAATTGTCCCAATTTATGGACCAAACCAATCCATTAGCTGAATTAACCCACAAGCGAAGGATGTCTGCATTAGGACCAGGTGGGTTGAGTAGAGATAGGGCAGGAGTAGAAGTAAGAGACGTACACCATTCCCACTATGGCAGGATGTGTCCTATAGAAACACCAGAAGGCCCTAATATTGGGCTTATAACTTCTCTAACTACCTATGCAAGGATAAATGAATATGGTTTTTTAGAAGCACCATATAGAAAGGTAGATAAGGAAAGAGGAGTAGTATTAGATGAAATTGAATATCTGACAGCAGATGTGGAAGATGAATTCATTATAGCTCAATCCAATGAGCCTTTAGATGAAGAGAACAGATTTATAAATAAGAGAGTAGTTGCTAGAGGGAAAGATGGAGTTATAGATATATATCCGAGTAGTGAAGTGGATTATATGGATGTTTCACCAAAACAGATAGTGTCTGTAGGGACAGCTATGATTCCATTTTTAGAAAATGATGATGCTAACAGAGCTTTAATGGGTGCTAACATGCAGCGACAAGCAGTACCATTACTAAAAACTGAAGCACCTATAATTGGAACTGGTATAGAATATAAGGCAGCACGAGATTCGGGAGTTGTGGTAATAGCTAAGAATTCAGGAACGGTTGTCAAGGTAAGTTCCAATGAGATCTTAATCAGGAGAGATGAAGATGGCCAGATTGATAAATATAAATTGTTGAAATTTAAGCGCTCTAACCAAGGTACTACTATAAATCAAAGACCAATAATTAGAAAGGATGAAAGGGTAGAAAAAGGCCAGGTTATTGCAGATGGACCAAGTACTGAACTAGGGGAGATTGCTTTAGGTAAAAATCTATTAGTAGCCTTTATGACTTGGGAAGGATATAACTATGAGGATGCTATACTCATAAGTGAAAAATTGGTTATCGATGATACTTTGACTTCCATTCACATAGAAGAATACGAATCAGAGGCTAGGGATACTAAGTTGGGACCAGAAGAAATTACTAGAGATATCCCTAATGTAGGAGAGGATATGCTTAAGGATCTAGACGAGCAAGGTATTGTTAGAATAGGAGCTGAAGTTAAATCTGGAGATATTCTAGTGGGGAAGGTTACACCAAAGGGAGAAACTGAACTGACGGCTGAAGAAAGGTTGTTAAGAGCTATATTTGGTGAAAAGGCAAGAGAAGTTCGTGATACATCCCTTAGAGTTCCCCACGGAGAATCAGGAATAGTAGTAGATGTGAAGATTTTCTCTAGGGAAAATGGAGATGAACTATCTCCTGGAGTAAACCAAATGGTAAGGGTTTATGTGGCAACTAAGAGAAAAATTTCCGTCGGAGATAAAATGTGCGGTCGCCATGGGAATAAAGGTGTGGTATCTAGAATACTACCAGAAGAGGATATGCCTTTCTTACCCGATGGAACGCCAATAGAAATAGTTCTTAATCCTTTAGGGGTACCTTCTAGAATGAATTTAGGGCAGGTTTTGGAAGTGCATTTAGGATTGGCTGCTAAAAAATTGGGTTGGCATGTAGCCACTCCTGTATTTGACGGAGCTAGTGACCAAGATATAATCGATGCATTAAAGATGGCTGGTTATCCAGAGAGTGGTAAAATCCAATTGAGAGATGGAAGAACTGGAGAGTATTTAGATAATCCCGTAACAGTTGGCTATATGTATATGTTGAAGTTACACCATTTGGTAGATGATAAGATTCACGCCAGATCTACTGGACCTTATTCTCTAGTAACTCAACAGCCTCTGGGAGGAAAGGCACAATTTGGAGGCCAAAGGTTTGGAGAGATGGAAGTTTGGGCTTTAGAGGCCTATGGAGCTGCTCATACTTTACAGGAAATATTGACGGTTAAATCAGACGATGTAGTTGGAAGAGTGAAAACCTATGAGGCCATCGTTAAAGGGGAAAACATCCCAGAACCTGGAGTTCCAGAATCTTTCAAGGTTTTAATAAAGGAACTACAGAGTCTAGCATTGGATGTGAAGGTGCTATCGGAAGAAGAAGATGAAATTGAGATAAAAGAATCTGTTGATGATGAAATAACAGATTTAGAATTAATGGGCGATGATTTAATAGATGATAGATTTTTGAAAGATGAAGAAGATGATGATATAGATGACGAAGATGAAGATAATGCAAATCTTAGATTCATATATGATGAAGATGATGATTATGAAATAGATGAAGAAGATGACGATTATTAAAAATATTTCATATTATTCTATAGAAAGGAGAGAAAGCTCCTTGTTTGAATTAAATACTTTTGATTCATTAAAAATTGGTCTTGCATCCCCCGATAAGATTAGGCAATGGTCAAGGGGAGAAGTAAAGAAGCCAGAAACTATTAATTATAGGACTTTAAAACCTGAAAAGGAAGGGCTTTTTTGTGAGAAGATATTTGGTCCCACTAAGGATTGGGAGTGCCACTGCGGTAAATATAAGCGGGTAAGGTACAAAGGGGTAGTATGCGATAGATGTGGAGTAGAAGTGACTAAATCAAAGGTGCGAAGAGAAAGGATGGGGCATATAGAATTGGCTGCCCCTGTATCTCATATCTGGTATTTTAAAGGTATTCCAAGTAGAATGGGACTTATGTTAGATATGTCTCCCAGGGCTTTGGAAAAGGTGTTGTATTTTGCATCATATATAGTTATAGATGGGGGAAATACTCCTTTATATGAGAAACAATTGCTAACAGAGGCAGAATATAGAGAAGCTTTGGATAAGTACGGAAATAACTTTAGAGCCATGATGGGTGCAGAAGCAATAAAGGAGTTGCTTTCTAAAATAGATTTAGATAAAGAAGCAAAGGAATTAAGGCTTCAATTGAAATCTGCCACAGGACAAAAGAAGACAAGAATAATCAGAAGACTAGAGGTTGTGGAAGCGTTCAGGTCATCTGGCAATAGACCTGAATGGATGATATTAGACGTGATTCCTGTTATACCACCAGATTTAAGGCCTATGGTTCAACTAGATGGAGGCAGATTCGCTACCTCTGACTTAAATGACCTTTATAGAAGGGTTATCAATAGAAATAATCGTTTAAAGAGATTATTAGATTTGGGAGCACCCGATATTATCGTAAGAAACGAAAAGAGGATGCTACAGGAAGCAGTGGATGCTTTAATAGATAATGGTCGTAGAGGAAGGCCTGTTACAGGTCCTGGTAATAGACCTTTAAAATCCCTTTCGGATATGTTAAAAGGGAAACAAGGAAGGTTTAGACAGAATTTACTTGGGAAAAGGGTTGATTACTCTGGCCGTTCTGTAATAGTGGTAGGACCAGAACTTAAATTCTATCAGTGCGGTTTGCCAAAGAAGATGGCATTGGAATTGTTTAAGCCTTTTGTGATGAAAAAGCTAGTAGCAGATGAACATGCCCACAATATTAAATCTGCTAAGCGAATGGTTGAAAGAATGAAACCAGTGGTATGGGATGTACTTGATGAGGTAATTAAGGACCACCCTGTATTGTTAAACAGGGCGCCTACCCTTCACCGATTAGGTATTCAAGCTTTTGAACCGGTGTTGGTTGAAGGAAAGGCTATTAAGCTTCATCCTCTTGTTTGTACTGCATATAATGCAGACTTCGATGGAGACCAAATGGCGGTTCACGTACCTTTATCTACTGAAGCACAAGCGGAAGCTAGG from Tepidimicrobium xylanilyticum includes:
- the rpoB gene encoding DNA-directed RNA polymerase subunit beta — its product is MVHPVTYGKRVRMSYSRINEVLELPDLIEVQKSSYEWFLKEGLREVFEDISPIQDYTGNLILEFVDYHISDEPKYSEDEARERDANYSAPLKVKVRLINKETGEVKEQEVFMGDFPLMTEKGTFIINGAERVVVSQLVRSPGVYYSEEIDKVGKRLYSASVIPNRGAWLEYESDSNDIVYVRIDRTRKLAITTLLRALGFNTNAEIIDLLGETEQVLKTLEKDNTSTEEEALIEIYKRLRPGEPPTVENARSLLENLFFDPKRYDLAKVGRYKFNKKLALYNRITGRRAAEDIKDLETGELFVAKGEKITREKAIEIENSGINRVDIELDDGRIIRVVGNNFVSGKAFNLPFSLEELGLKEKVYYPIMKELIDTYEDPEELKEAIAERVREISPKHIIKDDIIASINYEFNLFYGIGSTDDIDHLGNRRLRSVGELLQNQFRIGLSRMERVVRERMTIQDIDVATPQALINIRPVVAAIKEFFGSSQLSQFMDQTNPLAELTHKRRMSALGPGGLSRDRAGVEVRDVHHSHYGRMCPIETPEGPNIGLITSLTTYARINEYGFLEAPYRKVDKERGVVLDEIEYLTADVEDEFIIAQSNEPLDEENRFINKRVVARGKDGVIDIYPSSEVDYMDVSPKQIVSVGTAMIPFLENDDANRALMGANMQRQAVPLLKTEAPIIGTGIEYKAARDSGVVVIAKNSGTVVKVSSNEILIRRDEDGQIDKYKLLKFKRSNQGTTINQRPIIRKDERVEKGQVIADGPSTELGEIALGKNLLVAFMTWEGYNYEDAILISEKLVIDDTLTSIHIEEYESEARDTKLGPEEITRDIPNVGEDMLKDLDEQGIVRIGAEVKSGDILVGKVTPKGETELTAEERLLRAIFGEKAREVRDTSLRVPHGESGIVVDVKIFSRENGDELSPGVNQMVRVYVATKRKISVGDKMCGRHGNKGVVSRILPEEDMPFLPDGTPIEIVLNPLGVPSRMNLGQVLEVHLGLAAKKLGWHVATPVFDGASDQDIIDALKMAGYPESGKIQLRDGRTGEYLDNPVTVGYMYMLKLHHLVDDKIHARSTGPYSLVTQQPLGGKAQFGGQRFGEMEVWALEAYGAAHTLQEILTVKSDDVVGRVKTYEAIVKGENIPEPGVPESFKVLIKELQSLALDVKVLSEEEDEIEIKESVDDEITDLELMGDDLIDDRFLKDEEDDDIDDEDEDNANLRFIYDEDDDYEIDEEDDDY